One part of the Flavobacterium johnsoniae UW101 genome encodes these proteins:
- a CDS encoding glycoside hydrolase family 26 protein: MKTNLNKTNALLSLFMITGHFLFAQIDKSATRETKNLYRNLKSISKEHILFGHQHALEYGHGWSNEPNKSDVKLVTGSHPAVVGIDFSDFSGRSREQIKKAKETLRKNVIDTYERGGITTVSWHFNNPASGGGFYWKDSISAPSMSLIKKGGSHHEQYKEILKTIADFANSAKAKDGKLVPMIFRPFHEFDGDWFWWGKKYTSREDFIEVWQFTVSYLRDTLKVHNFIYAFSPDNRFNSESEYLERYPGDDYVDMFGIDNYGDFGRDGKYDLENGIKKLKIISDIAIKKNKLAAFTETGLESITNKNWWTEVLLQSIKKENIKLCYVLVWRNDAVSLTHYYAPFPGQISVPDFLQFYNDPYTLFENDLINVYGTKFSLKNTAK, translated from the coding sequence ATGAAAACTAACTTAAATAAAACAAATGCCTTGTTATCTCTATTTATGATAACAGGGCATTTTCTTTTTGCACAAATTGATAAAAGCGCAACAAGAGAAACAAAAAACTTATATCGCAATCTAAAAAGTATTTCAAAAGAGCATATCTTATTTGGGCATCAACACGCTTTAGAATACGGACACGGCTGGTCAAACGAACCTAATAAATCGGATGTTAAATTGGTTACAGGTTCACATCCTGCAGTTGTAGGAATAGATTTCAGCGATTTTTCGGGACGGTCAAGAGAACAAATTAAAAAAGCAAAAGAAACTTTAAGAAAAAATGTAATTGATACTTACGAGCGAGGCGGTATCACAACGGTTTCCTGGCATTTCAATAATCCTGCTTCGGGTGGTGGATTTTACTGGAAAGATTCTATTTCAGCCCCATCCATGTCTTTAATAAAAAAAGGAGGTTCGCATCATGAGCAATACAAAGAAATTTTAAAAACAATCGCTGACTTTGCAAATTCTGCTAAAGCAAAAGATGGTAAATTGGTTCCAATGATTTTTAGACCTTTTCATGAATTTGATGGTGATTGGTTCTGGTGGGGAAAAAAATATACATCGCGTGAGGATTTTATAGAAGTCTGGCAATTTACTGTGTCATACCTGAGAGATACTTTAAAAGTTCATAATTTTATTTACGCATTTTCACCAGATAATCGATTTAATTCTGAGTCAGAATATTTAGAACGCTATCCTGGCGATGATTATGTTGATATGTTTGGGATAGATAATTATGGAGATTTTGGACGTGACGGGAAATATGACTTAGAAAACGGAATAAAAAAGCTCAAAATCATTTCTGACATTGCAATTAAAAAGAACAAATTAGCAGCTTTTACAGAAACCGGCTTAGAATCAATAACAAATAAAAACTGGTGGACAGAAGTTTTACTTCAATCTATAAAGAAAGAAAATATTAAGCTTTGTTATGTCTTAGTCTGGCGAAATGATGCAGTAAGTTTAACGCATTATTATGCACCTTTTCCGGGGCAGATTAGTGTTCCTGATTTTCTTCAATTTTATAATGATCCGTATACTTTATTCGAAAACGATTTGATAAATGTATATGGAACTAAATTTTCATTAAAAAACACCGCAAAATAG
- a CDS encoding ankyrin repeat domain-containing protein, translating to MKKSVISLGLALVAFANVSMASNSTSAAKNEITVSAVYEGTPLVVAVAKGDIDTVKKFIEYGANVNEKADDMSPLMTAARYNKVEIIKVLLAAGARPSDKNEKGYTALKYAELSNAADAIAILKDAK from the coding sequence ATGAAAAAATCAGTTATTTCTTTAGGTCTTGCTTTAGTAGCATTTGCAAATGTTTCTATGGCTTCAAACAGCACATCAGCTGCTAAAAATGAAATTACAGTATCTGCTGTATATGAAGGAACACCTCTTGTAGTTGCAGTAGCTAAAGGAGATATCGACACAGTAAAGAAATTTATCGAGTACGGTGCTAATGTAAATGAAAAAGCAGACGATATGTCTCCTTTAATGACAGCAGCTCGTTACAATAAAGTAGAAATTATAAAAGTTTTATTAGCAGCTGGAGCTCGTCCATCTGATAAAAACGAAAAAGGATATACTGCATTAAAATATGCTGAATTATCAAATGCAGCAGATGCAATTGCAATTCTAAAAGATGCAAAATAA